The Rhizobium sp. NLR16a genomic sequence GAAGCCATCGACCTGACGAAGAAGGGCATCGACGCCACCCGTGAGGCCGGCAGCAATCTGATGACCATCTGGCTCGGGCAGGATGGATTCGATTACGCGTTCCAGGCCGACTATGCAACCTTGTGGCAACACGAAATTTCTGGAATTCGTGAAGTTTGCGAGCATGATCCCGATTGCCAGATCAGCATCGAGTACAAGCCGAACGAGCCGCGCTCCTATAGCCTGATGCCTGACTGCGCCACAACGCTGCTGGCCATCAAGGAAGTCGGCCTCCCCAATCTTGGTGTGACGTTGGACTTCGCTCATGTGCTCTATGCCGATGAGCAGCCGGCCTTCGCGGCGGCGCTGATAGCGCGCTACAGCCGTATTCTCGGCGTTCACCTGAACGACGGCTATGCCAAGCGTGACGATGGCCTGATGGTCGGCGCCGTTCACACACAACAGACGATCGAACTGCTGCGCCAGATCCGCAAGGACGGTTATGACGGCGCGATCTACTTCGACACATTCCCGGATATGACCGGACTCGATCCGGTCCACGAATGCGAGGTGAACATCCAGACTGTCAAGCGCATGCTTGATGTCGTGGACCGCCTTGAGCAGGACAATCGCCTGTCTGGCGCGATTGACCGTCAGGATGCCGTTTCCGCCCAGTCCATCATTCAAGAAGCGATGCTTGGCGCGGGGGCTTGAACTCCATCACCGCAGCACGCCGGACGGCGTGTGAATTTCACACTCGGGAGGAACCGATGAAGACATTTTTGAAGACGACCGTTGCCGCAGGTCTGGTTGCCAGTTTCCTGTTCAGCGCCGCCGTCGCGCAGGAACTTGCGCCACTCAACTCCGACACCGAAAAGGATCGCATGGACTGGTCGCAGCTCGAAGCCAAGCTCGGCGCGTTTCCCAAGCTGCCGGAAGGTACCAAGGCCGGTGCAGTTTCCAAGACGCTGACCAACGAATACTGGCGCTCGCTGGGTGAAGGCTACACCAAATTCGGCGACAAGGCCGGCGTGCCGGTGGTCTATCAGGCAGCACAGAGCGAAGGCGACCAACTCGGCCAGCTGACAATCGCCGAGGGCCTGATTACCCAGGGATACAATGTTCTTTTGGTCTCGCCGCAGACCGACGCCAATCTTCAGCCGGTCATCGAACAGGCGAAGGCCGCGGGCATTCCGGTCGTCAACGTCAATGATGCGGTCATTCCGCAGGCGGAGCACTATGTCGGCAACGTCCAGCGCGACAATGGCGTGCGCGTGGCGAAATGGTTTGTCGAGAACCGGCCGGATGGCGGCAAGGTTGCGATCGTCGAAGGCCAGGCCGGTGTCTACGCCGCCGTCCAGCGTACCGACGGCTTCAAGGCGACGATCAGCGAAAGCGGCAAGTTCGAAGTCGTCGCCAGCGTTCCGGGCAACTGGGATCGCCAGACATCCTATGACGCCGCCACCAACATCCTGCAGCAGCATCCCGACCTGATCGGGTTCTATGCCAATAACGACGGGATGGCACTGGGTATCGTCGAGGCGGTCAAGGCGGCCGGCCTTCAGGACAAGGTTGCCGTGTTCGGCACGGACGGCATTTCCGATGCCTATACGTCGATCAAGGCCGGCGAATTGACGGGCACCGTCGACAGCTTCCCGGTACTGACCGGTGAAGTGGCGCTTGAAGCCGCCTTGCGCCTTGTCGCCGGCCAGAAACTGCCCCGCGTCGTCGCCACGCCGCAGGCGCTTATCACCAAGGACAATGTCGCTCGATACCAGGGCGAAGGCGTCGATGTCCGTGCCGTGCTGATGGAAGACGCCGCCGCGGCGAATTGATCGCCAACTGACGAAGATGCCGGCCGCTCTGGCCGGCATCTCTTGCCGATGGGAGGGTGACGCAATGACACCGAGACTGAGATTCGAAGCGATATCCAAGAGCTTCCCGGGCGTGAACGCATTGTCCGACGTCTCCTTCGACGTCGCGCCCGGCGAAATCCATGGGCTTCTCGGTGAAAACGGCGCGGGAAAGTCGACGCTGCTGCGCATCCTTTCCGGCGTCTTTCGTCCAACCTCCGGGTCCATGTTTGTCGACGGCGAAAATGTCTCCTTTCGCAAGCCGATGGAGGCGCGTGGTGCCGGCATCGCCATGATCCACCAGGAACTGCAGCAAGTCCCGCATCTGAGTGTAGCGCAGAACATGTTCCTCGGGCATCCGCTGACGACCGTTGGCGGGCTGTTCGTCTCGAGAGGAGAGCAGGAGCGGCGGGCTGCCGAAGCATTGTCGATGATCGAACCCGGCATCGATCCCGCGGCGCCAATCTCTTCGCTCAAGGTGGCACAGCGCCAGATTGTCGAGATTGCCCGGGCATTGCTCGACCGCGCCAGGATCATCGCCATGGATGAACCGACATCCAGTCTGACACCGAGTGAGTTCGAACGGCTGGCTGAGGTCATAACAAAATTATCGGCAAGTGGCGTGTCGATTATCTATGTCTCGCACAAGATGGACGAAGTCTTCCGCATCTGCCAGCGCGCCAGTGTCATGCGCGACGGCAAGCTTATCGGTGCGGTGGATGTCCAGACGGCTTCCCACCAAGATGTCATCACGATGATGGTCGGCCGTGAGCTGATGCAGGAGCAGCATGTCTCACACGCGACCGCGACGGTGAAACTCGAGGCGCGCGGGCTCTCGTCGCTGACGAAAATCAGGGACGCGTCGTTCAAACTTCACCGCGGTGAAGTTCTCGGCATTGCAGGGCTTGTCGGATCCGGTCGGACGGAACTCCTGCGCCTTCTGGCGGGTGCGGACAGATTGACGGCAGGCACGATCGATATAGACGGCAAAACCGTGAACCTGCGCAATCCCCGCGATGCCATTTCCGCCGGCATCGGCCTCGTTCCTGAAGAGCGCAAGCGGGAGGGGATCATTCCCGTCCGCTCGGTCACCATCAACATGGCACTTGCCTCGCTGGAGAGCTTCTCCAAAGCCGGCATCATTCAGGGCGGCAAGTTGCGCAACACGGCTCAGGACCTGCTGCGCCGCGTCAATCTCCGGCCTTTCCAGTTGGACAGACCGATCCGGCTCTTCAGCGGTGGCAATCAGCAGAAAGCGATCATCGCGCGCTGGCTGGCAAGCAAATCGCAGATTCTCCTGTTCGACGAGCCGACCCGCGGCATCGACGTCGGCGCCAAGGCGGAAATCTATCACCTGATCGAGGCGCTGGCCGCCGATGGGCATTCCATCGTGGTGGTCTCTTCCGAACTGCCGGAAGTTATCCGGCTTTCCGATCGTGTCCTTGTCATGCGCGACGGGCAGATTGCTGCGGAGATCGCGCGTGCTGACCTCACAGAAAGCGCCATCGTGGCGCATGCCATTCCCGGTGCGAATACTGGCCGCACGCCAGCTCCGGCCGCCTAGGCGTGGGCGACATAAAGGAACACGTTATGAGCAATTCACCGGCCGCCGCCGACACGAAACTTTCGCCCGTATTCGCGCGCTTCTCGTTT encodes the following:
- a CDS encoding sugar phosphate isomerase/epimerase family protein, yielding MKFATRLNSFASRPQAEWPDLSGKPSVKQMVARAAKVDGLTDLDLNYPDHVSEDPRELARQIGDMGLAINGFAMRYYTNPAFKIGAFTNPDAAVRREAIDLTKKGIDATREAGSNLMTIWLGQDGFDYAFQADYATLWQHEISGIREVCEHDPDCQISIEYKPNEPRSYSLMPDCATTLLAIKEVGLPNLGVTLDFAHVLYADEQPAFAAALIARYSRILGVHLNDGYAKRDDGLMVGAVHTQQTIELLRQIRKDGYDGAIYFDTFPDMTGLDPVHECEVNIQTVKRMLDVVDRLEQDNRLSGAIDRQDAVSAQSIIQEAMLGAGA
- a CDS encoding substrate-binding domain-containing protein — encoded protein: MKTFLKTTVAAGLVASFLFSAAVAQELAPLNSDTEKDRMDWSQLEAKLGAFPKLPEGTKAGAVSKTLTNEYWRSLGEGYTKFGDKAGVPVVYQAAQSEGDQLGQLTIAEGLITQGYNVLLVSPQTDANLQPVIEQAKAAGIPVVNVNDAVIPQAEHYVGNVQRDNGVRVAKWFVENRPDGGKVAIVEGQAGVYAAVQRTDGFKATISESGKFEVVASVPGNWDRQTSYDAATNILQQHPDLIGFYANNDGMALGIVEAVKAAGLQDKVAVFGTDGISDAYTSIKAGELTGTVDSFPVLTGEVALEAALRLVAGQKLPRVVATPQALITKDNVARYQGEGVDVRAVLMEDAAAAN
- a CDS encoding sugar ABC transporter ATP-binding protein, whose product is MTPRLRFEAISKSFPGVNALSDVSFDVAPGEIHGLLGENGAGKSTLLRILSGVFRPTSGSMFVDGENVSFRKPMEARGAGIAMIHQELQQVPHLSVAQNMFLGHPLTTVGGLFVSRGEQERRAAEALSMIEPGIDPAAPISSLKVAQRQIVEIARALLDRARIIAMDEPTSSLTPSEFERLAEVITKLSASGVSIIYVSHKMDEVFRICQRASVMRDGKLIGAVDVQTASHQDVITMMVGRELMQEQHVSHATATVKLEARGLSSLTKIRDASFKLHRGEVLGIAGLVGSGRTELLRLLAGADRLTAGTIDIDGKTVNLRNPRDAISAGIGLVPEERKREGIIPVRSVTINMALASLESFSKAGIIQGGKLRNTAQDLLRRVNLRPFQLDRPIRLFSGGNQQKAIIARWLASKSQILLFDEPTRGIDVGAKAEIYHLIEALAADGHSIVVVSSELPEVIRLSDRVLVMRDGQIAAEIARADLTESAIVAHAIPGANTGRTPAPAA